The window CTCTATATATAACGTGAAGGTTTGAGTGGCTGAATTTAAGAAGTcttgagaaagatgaaaatagACAAGATACCAAACTCGGATGAGGTCCCAATAAAGGTGTGCAAGAACTTAGAACAATCTAGGCTATATTGGTTAACCAACCTCTTTAACAAGATTTTGCATACAAGgaaaatgctaaatgattggAGGATAAGCATCGTAGTtcgatctacaaaaataaaggtggtATCTAGAGATGCAATAATTATAGAttcataaaactaatgagtcatactatgaaattgtgGGAGAAGGTCATTGAAGCTCTCTTGAGAAGTGGAAGTACTATTTTGGTGAACCAATTTGATCTATGCCAAGTTGATCCATACCAAAAGTTATTTACTTACTCAAGAGGCTCATGAAAAGATTTAGAGcctacaagaaggatctccatatggtctttattgacctagataAGCCGATGACAAAATTTATAAAAAGCTAATCTAGCATATactagagaaaagaagggtattgcgtaaatatgtatatattattaaatatatGTATGATGATGCGATGGCTAGCGTGAGAACCGTGGATggtcaaagttgtgattttcCAGTTACAATTGGACTACATCAAGGATTTGTTATatgcccttatttgtttgctcttatgatggatgatttaaccaggaacATTCAGGATGAggttccatggtgtatgctctttgttGATACTACTGTTTTGGGGGATGAGACAAAAGTTGGGATTAACACTAAGCTAGAGCTATGGAggtcaaccttggaatcaagatgTTTTAAactaagtagaacaaagacagaatatatgatgtataactttagtcacactatgatgTATAATGTAATGGTGAAGATGAGGGGAGAGAGGTCCGCAAAGTGGTCATTTTAAGTACCTAGGGTCAATCATACATAAAAAGGTGATATAAAGGAGTAAAGTGAGATGGgcaagtggagaggtgcgtctgGGGTGTTTTGTGACCGATGTATCCCTTTAAAGTTTTAAGTAAAGTTCTATAAGACAATCGTTGGGCCAGATATGATGTATGTGGTTGAATgctgggcagttaagaagtatCATATGGAATTCGGCAACTATTCGCGTGCCATTCTCACACCATCGGACACTACTTGAATTGATCTGTCTATATTTGACATGCCAATGCTGGATACCACGGGTTTGGGTATGGTTTGGCCAGATTGTATGTGGTCTGGCTTTGTGGTAGAGTTACGGGTCATTTCCATAGGTACCGAATCCTCTTACGAGAGAGTGTAGATCTCGTCCACATCCTAAAAATCATCATTGCTCCACGCACGTGTGTGCCGGGGGGTGTGTGTGCAAAAATTGAGTGTCTACACCCTCCCTTCCCTATCCCTTTTGCTTCTTCCatctatttctttgttttgtaaCAACCTGCATCATAGTAGATCGAAGACCTCTGAAGTTAGGAAGCAATCCAGAGTATTCTTAGACAGACCTTGTTTAAGGGTTTAAAGAGTTAGACACCCTATTGTACACCTACTGTTTATGTGATCTTTTGTTTTGCCTGTTGCTGAAAATTGGTACATAAGTCACTGTTGTGAGTTTTAAAAGATCATGCTGTGAGTTAAGTTCTGTTACTTATTCTGGATTTAGCTCTACGTCAGTCAGACAGTCACATATGTGAGCACAAAAATTAACATCAATATGCATGTGGCATCAAATTTCATCATGAAAACCTTAGAAAGATATAAGTCAACAAGGAAGCAAATCTAGGAGAACAACTACATGGCCAATGGAAAATGTCACATAACAAACTGTAAATAAACATTTGATTATGGATCCTATTTGATTTATGATATtcatttcatcatttgcatatatatatatatatatatatatatggtaggCATGTGGAgaatattcatggattctatgTTTATGGTTTGCAGTTGTTGCTCAGCCTATTACATTGCAACTATCTTCTGGGTTGCCTGTGGAAAACTCACCCGGTTCTATACCTGGGGAAGTAATGTTTTGCCAAAGGGTTCACATATATGGCCTATCAAGGCTTCAAGATCTTAGTAAGTATGCTCATTCAGTAAAAGCTGTGGTGAAAGATGCACGGGCAGATTCAAGAGGTCGTCTACCAAATATCGAGGTTTGTTTCCATAGGTGAGTCCAAACTTTTGTTGCATGATTACTGCATGCTTCAGGACTGTGATGTATAGTGGATTGCAGCATCCAGGATCTTAATGTATTCACCTCTGATTGAAGATGCTGTGTTATCATTCAAAGGCATACATGTTTACATTTAGGAAATAGGCAATGAATAGATCTtatcaatcttcaaaattgaagaaaccaTAAATAGCAGCATGCAATTACGCATACGACACCAAACTGTTCACATCTCCTAATAAATACAAGAAACCAACCCTCCAGAATGCTCACTTACTGATGCCGGGCAACCTGATGTACAAAAACTCTTTCCAACCGGCCAATAAATGTGCTAAGAAGTCATGTTTCCGAAGAACCAAGCTGTTTCGGTGACCTCTAAATGATCTAGTTCTCCTGATAAGCTGTAGGCCTGTCAATTGTGTCCTTGATAAGGGGCTTCATTGCACCATATGGAAAGCCTTTTCtgtctttttttggaggggggggggggtggtagtGGTGGTTGTGTTGATAATACAATTAATTACCAATACAAGTGTAAATGCAGCATTTATATAGGGCTATACGTTTTTCAAATGGTAGGATGGTACCAGTAGACTTGATAGGGTTTTTTATTGCTTATTTGAGTTGCTTATTGCATATTGATTTCCAGTAGCAGAAATTTGAGTGTTTTTGGACGTTTGGCTATTTACCAGTTGCAGAGCCCTTTTGGTGaggttaaaatttcaaaaagtgGCCATTAAGGAAGTTGCTTCTTCCTTTTGCTGTCAGCCAAAGCCTAAGTTGGACAAGTACAAGGTTAATGACGTACTAAATCCTTTTGCTAACAACAGGGCCAGTAGATAGACGGGAAACATGGTTGTACAAAGTATGCTGGACAGTACATTATTGTCACAAGGAGCTGTCACTTTTATGAGAACATCTGAATGCTTGTTGCGCCCAACATGCACGCCCTTACCTTCAAGCAGAAGCCAGATGATGAGTTGAAACAAGTACTCATTGAGCAAGTTTGTGCCTTCACTGAATAACTGCTTATATGTTAAACTAAGCTATTTTAAACACAACCCAAGTGCTTCAAGATATTTTGCAGCCTATAGGGTcgcagaaaagaaagaaaggaaatattCCGTCTTATGTTTTGTCCTGTATTCAAATTCTTGACTTATTTTCTATGACATAAATGATGGATTTGCTGGGGGTAAAACTGAGTATAGTACAAGGAATAGGGATTGAGATAATGTTGTGGTAAGCAGTTTATGCTATGTTGCTATATATCCTACTGAAAGAATGGACAGATCTTTGAAACAGTAACACtcagggcccgtttgataacgtttctgtcgtttctgtttcaagaaacggcaaaaacataaatttccgtttctagaaacagaaacggaattgaaggtgtttgataagtcatgtttttagaagtcgaaagtaaccagtgaaagaatggccacaagtcgtttccagaaacggcgaaacaagttcaccTGGGtcttttcttgaaccataagtaagtaaaaatttctatttctatttctgaaaataagtgaaatgaaacagttttatcaaacgctttttactccgtttttgctgtttctggaaacagaaacggcagaaacgcgtttcttgaaacgttatcaaacggaccctcaGTTTATTCATGTAAGAGGATttattgaaagaagaaaaagcgTTAAACTGGAAATCATGTCAATGGATTCTGGTTGTCAAGTCATGTCAGTTTGATAGGGGTATAATTGTAATGTTCTTTCTTATTTCCGTCCTTATGTGTCAAGCCGTCAATTCTTTGTACAATATCATCAtctatttctcctttattcACGAGTGAACCTAGGTATCTAAAGTTATCACTTTAAGATAACTCCCTGTTaacaattttcaccacctcacTCTGTCCTATTgttactaaagttacacaccatgtaatctatttttgttctatttatctaaagaccttttgattccaaggttgatctccataaattTAACTTTGAATTTATCCTAGCatttgtttcatccaccaaaacaatgccacctgcaaaaagcatacaccgaggGATATGTTCCTGAATGTCTCTGGTCAACTCATCCATGATTAGTGCAAAGAAATACAGGCTTAGAGCTAAACCTTGGTGTAATCTAAAAGAAATACAGGCTTAGAGCTAAACCTTGGTGTAATCTAACTGTTATTGGGAATTCTTTACCCTGACCCCTCATAGTTCTTACTTCACTACATCATGATACATTTCTTTAATTATGTGCACATATATACTGGAAACATTTTTCTCTAAAACTTGCCAAATTAACTACATAGGAACTCTATTATAGACTTTGTCTAAATCATCTGAATCTGTTGGAACCTTGCTGATGTTGTCATAATGCTAATTTTTACACATGGTTGCATAGAATTTAATCAATTCTATTTGTCTCATTGTAGAAATGTGTCCCTTGGAATAGGCATGTGCACCGAAGGCGTGTGGGAGAAACTTACAAAGGGTTTGTGGGTTCGATCTGTGTCACCTTACATGAACAATCTTCTAGATATTCGGATGCCTGGTCCATCCTTTGAAGTGCTTGAGGTTTCCGTTGAAGAAGGTTTGTTTCTATGACCAAGACAAGAGCCTATGGGATCCTTGTATGCTTTGTGGTTTCTAACCCATTAAATATGGAGGACTGCTCCCCATGTTTGGTACATTTTTTTGGTAGTGGACACATGTATGGCACAAATTTGATCCTCACTCTGGCACGTATATTATATACACTTTCTTGTCTTTTAGAAGTTTGTATGATGTGATTTTCAATGGACCTATTTATGTTTTCTGTTTGTATTACTTTGATTTTATTGTCTTTCTATTGAAGCATATGAATGATAGGGATGAATGCAACTCTTAACTTGATGAATATCTCAAGTTAAGGGTTTagtggcaattctgtaaattaCAGAATTAAGGACTAATCATGAATTAAAATTAAGGGAAAGGAACTATTCTGGAATTTAATTGAATGGAAACTAAAAGTCTAAAACAGAATGGAACTAACGAAAGTAGGGACTTTGTGCAATTTACACAAAAGCTGGCTTTACTTGCAAATATGAAGACAGTCTTCTTCAATCTTACGACTAACTGTAATGGTGGAAACCAGCTTCAGTTCAGGTGGGATAACTCCCTTTATATACTCCTTTCAACCAAAGATTTCAGGCACAGATTATCAACATCTAAACCTCTTATGATCAGCCAGTGACCAATCCAAAGATTAAGCAAATACTGGTAACTTGCTGCAAACTGGTCCTGGTTGAACAAAGGAAACCAGTTCTGaactttgatttgtttctcACATTCCGTGCTGGTCTTGAAACCTGATTGCACAGGCTGGGTCACCTTTGGGGATAGATAATGCTACACCTAATCTGGAGATGGAAGAACTAGGGATGAGGGAGATCAATCAAATATCTTAttctttcaatcttgtaaaTCTCGATGGATACATCTAgacacaagaaagaaaaaaaaaaaaaaaagactcctaATTGGATTCTAAAACTCAATGAAACTCTCCATTGCTGATTGATAACTAGcatataaaattacaaaataacccAAATGAGAATAAAAATTCCTAAATAGACCATAACCCAGGTTTGGACCTGGTTAGCCTTGATCTGGGTTTCCAGACTGAATCAAGCCGTCTCAGTTATGCATCTGCATCAGGATGGCTGAAaataaaagcccacaagaaaCATTGAAGTACCTTATTTTGGAGCCTGATTGTTCCACCTTTGGTACTATTATTACCTGTCTTGACCTCTAGGGAAATCTTTCTGAGGCTAAATCGCTAATATGACTGCTGTCTGGGCTGGATGTCCGGGCTTATTCCCCATGAAGGGAGACTCTGGCATGGGACTAAACAGGAATCCTTTCGTTAATAGTAGGACCTCCCTTCAGTTCAGGTTTTCCTTAATTTGACAGGTTTAATAATAACATCTGCATACCCTTATATTAGTCTCCTAGGTTTCTAAATTGTATTTTGAGACCTTGAACTTCCTCAAATTATGACGATATCTGTCAATATATTGCAATTGAAACCCTAGTGAAATGAGAATTTTAAATATGGtcttatataattatttattggGAGAAAATTACAAACTCAGTGAACTCTAAAAACAATTTGGAAGATCtcttttacaaaatgatgtgtTTACATAGTGTGTCTGTTTCTGAAATCAGCTATACTCATTAAACTTTGAAAACAATTTGGAGGATTTCTCTTACAAAATAATGTATGGGAAAGAAGAACGCTGCCTGGCTGCGACCTTCAGCGCCCTCTCACGTGGGCAATGAAATAACCACCACACCCCTCCCCTTGGATGCCCATGCACCTGCTCCATTGGGCCACGCATCCTAGCAGCAAACCCCTTCCCATAATGTATTTACATAGTGTGTCTGTCTGTGTTTGTGAAAATCAGcttcttaattttttatctGTATGGTCCTTATTTAATGGAAACGGCATACATAACATGAAATTCCTTGTTTTCGCAGAACTTTTGTTGGATCGTGTGATTTTTTTGGTCTTGGGCATAGCTCTGATGACACTGGCAGCTGATCTTAGCATGTCTATAATGTTCTACTATAGCAGCGCAATGGCTATTGGCATTATCCTTGTGATTCTGATGATTCTTTTTCAGGTACAATGATATATTCAAGACTCTTGATGTTATATTCTATTATTGGAAAAATTCTTTGAGTTTTACCATGTTGTATCGAATCTAGTATCTTTTGTTTATCTGTAGGACTAGTTTTAAAACTTCAGTTATGTTTGCCTGCTTCTTATGCAATTCAATTGAAACTGTTGAGCATTAGTGATGCAGCTCGGCGAGGGATTAGtgctatcttttgacttgatttttattaacttcctttattggttagagattagattaacagtcttttatttaaatttgatttttattttagttgctatctaggtttagtttccatttttattcagcttccaaaattatgtcattatttttttctttaaatagccctgtaatggagaagaactcagttttgagattttgaagttattttgaagaattgaaagttGGAATGAATGCCATGGCTGCCGTGAAGCTTGCATCTCCCCCTTTCCATCCCtgaacttctcttcttctccctctcgtcTCCTTCTCCTCTCTATCCTTTATTGTAGTCACTGTTACTTTTCTGATCTAAGAATACTCTGTTTCTGGGCGATAGTTGCAGCTGTACTCAACTGCTTCGAGCTCCTTTGTGTGTGAGCTGTTTGGGCCAAGGATTTGATCGAAGGTAGTCCTCCCCCAAGCGACACAAATCATCAGATTTCAGTTGCCGAAAAGTCACTTTACCATCTGTTCTCATACCTGCAACTGAGACCGACATTGTTCTACCGCCAGGTTCTACTTCTGGTCTTTCCCGCAGCCTCCCAGCCTGCAAATCCAAGTGCTTATCTTGTGGGATCGATAGAGCCTCTTCTTGAGAAGCTTCACCTGAAATCTCAGGCCAAACCGAGGCCTGGTGAAGAAGTTCTCTCGAACTGACGATTCTTCAGTTTCCACTGGTTTCTGGTTCAcatgataagaagaagaagaagcaggttttttttttcttttgttttaaaagagTTTATTCTCTATTATTACATGAAAGCCCCTGTCCTAAAATTGTGTTCTATTATTCCTCCCCCGCACTTTAGCAATTACACATTAcccctcttcttctacttttatatttcagtttgaccctattatttattttcctctcttttaagctcttaaaattgtttttgaaattacaaaaatacccctcaaCCATTACATTGAGCTTCTTAGTCATTCTGgtgggccctaagtgatccaatccctGATTTTGGGAAcctggatccgcatcaagtggtatcagagcaaattttcttgcaattttctaaccatgacaagtcacatcaccaatgctgagttgcacaaattgtatcgcgaGTTAGCcaagaaccaacagaatactgatgctaggcttgagaggattgaagccaagtttgacaagtttatggaagagatgactgCCTTTATGAAGAATTGTGACAaacgagctgaagaaggatcctctataTTACCTCCTCAGCTTGACACTTTACAgatcgaagatacacctcataggcagcaacttgatccagttgttccacaggatgttacccggcaattttctgacagagattatggcatcaaagttgaggttcccaagttcagtggtgaaaagagacctgaggaatttcttgactggcttaccaaagtggagagaatttttgcataTAAGTCTCTTTCAGatgtgaagaagtgtgaactcatcatcaccaagtttattgggtatgcatgttcatggtgggatgatgtactacatgcaaggtttgtcagaagacttggacccgttaccaattgggaggtcatgaagcaaatattgactgaaaaatttgttcctcttaattatgaaaagataatgttccataaactacttaacttgcaacaagggaacaatgATGTGGATTcatacaccctcgaattccccAAACtatcttcaaggtgtcgacttcaggaaacagaccaacaacgggtgatgcgatatatcagtgggttaagtactgagattcgccttgagttggctaacactgatttcaggtctgttgatgtggcagctgCTCATtgcaagacagctgaagagaagtccatttattggaagggtatgctcaagtcttcttcagtttatagacctccatcacgtatggaggaaaagaagcctgaagctcgcagagttgaagagaaaaggttagagttcaacaaggatagtgttggggtgaagaatatcatatgccatagttgtggcgagaaggatcactattccaacaagtgtcccaacaggactcgttctgtgaacgtggcagagaagcagccgacaaagaagagtgaagatgaatctcatttatatccttatcccctcgaggacgatgatattgtcgattgtgaagatgaggatgtagaagctcattcagctagcctttcatctttttcgaatagactagttgataaggctcctctcttcagacagaacggtactctcctgcacggctccgaccctattgatgttcatgcaattgttgatactggggcagaagcaaattttatatctgctgaatttgttcgagcacacaaccttccacagaagcagcttttcaagaagattcacgtgcgaggttttggacccacagttCGAGAAGAGGCCattgcagttgttcgagtacatctacagtttgggccactacaataccatgtcacctgtttggtcaccccattggcacactgcgacattcttctagggcgaccttggcagcgacatgcaggcattctctacgATGGCGcatggaacaccatcaaggtgaagcaaggaggtcgtatgtacttaatgaggccacatgcattatcagacatgccacgtcgtcgactgactccaGCTCTAGTGACAcgtcagcctactctccctcctccaaGTGTTGTGTTCTCATCTTCTGTTTCGAGATACATGCCACCTCATCAGCGAacaacttacaagggtatcttgggagcacgacctaactcgatggagtcgagttcttttaagaccgggagagttgatgcagctCAGCGAGGGATTAGtgctatcttttgacttgatttttatttacttcctttattggttagagattagattaacagtattttatttagatttgatttttattttagttgctatctaggtttagtttccatttttattcaGCTTctaaaattatgtcattatttttttctttaaatagctctgtaatggagaagaactcagttttgagattttgaagttattttgaagaattgaaagttGGAATGAATGCCATGGCTGCCGTGAAGCTTGCATCTCCCCCTTTCCATCCCtgaacttctcttcttctccctctcttgtcTCCTTCTCCTCTCTATCCTTTATTGTAGTCACTGTTACTTTTCTGATCTAAGAATACTCTGTTTCTGGGCGATAGTTGCAGCTGTACTCAACTGCTTCGAGCTCCTTTGTGTGTGAGCTGTTTGGGCCAAGGATTTGATCGAAGGTAGTCCTCCCCCAAGCGACACAAATCATCAGATTTCAGTTGCCGAAAAGTCACTTTACCATCTGTTATCATACCTGCAACTGAGACTGACGTTGTTTTACCGCCAGGTTCTACTTCTAGTCTTTCCCGCAGCCCCCCAACCTGCAAATCCAAGTGCTTATCTTGTGGGATCGATAGAGCCTCTTCTTGAGAAGCTTCACCTGAAATCTCAGGCCAAACCGAGGCCTGGTGAAGAAGTTCTCTCGAACTGACGATTCTTCAGTTTCCACTGGTTTCTGGTTCAcatgataagaagaagaagaagcaggttttttttttcttttgttttaaaagagTTTATTCTCTGTTATTACATGAAAGCCCCTGTCCTGAAATTGTGTTCTATTATTCCTCCCCCTCACTTTAGCAATTACACATTAcccctcttcttctacttttatatttcagtttgaccctattatttattttcctctcttttaagctcttaaaattgtttttgaaattacaaaaatacccctcaaCCATTACATTGAGCTTCTTAGTCATTCTGgtgggccctaagtgatccaatccctGATTTtgggaacccggatccgcatcaattAGACTATTAGTGTTCAAGTGATACAAATCTTTATCTTACTGTATGTGCAGTTTAGTTGTGAAACATATATGTACCCGTTGCTTTTTAAGAATTTACCTGTATTAGTTGGCCTACAGCAAACAAGATATGATACAGGTGTAAACTGCTTGAGTAAAATACTACAG is drawn from Macadamia integrifolia cultivar HAES 741 chromosome 7, SCU_Mint_v3, whole genome shotgun sequence and contains these coding sequences:
- the LOC122084553 gene encoding uncharacterized protein LOC122084553 translates to MLSFHFVIGCNLVILMEKRCQFYIHNAPPPRFSRVTTHDSRLTTFPSYIFMVPIPTSRPFSTFVRPSSESLLSKPNQSIKPRGSVDGSGERMKTADRVPLCLCTSFHWLFFSLVLSSCSFVFSAVDELSIFVAQPITLQLSSGLPVENSPGSIPGEVMFCQRVHIYGLSRLQDLSKYAHSVKAVVKDARADSRGRLPNIEVCFHRNVSLGIGMCTEGVWEKLTKGLWVRSVSPYMNNLLDIRMPGPSFEVLEVSVEEELLLDRVIFLVLGIALMTLAADLSMSIMFYYSSAMAIGIILVILMILFQLQLYSTASSSFVCELFGPRI